The following DNA comes from Denticeps clupeoides chromosome 14, fDenClu1.1, whole genome shotgun sequence.
gactactgtaactcccttctagctggtctaaaatactgatgctggcctacaaagcaaaacatggagtagcaccatcctacctcacagcccttattacacctcgcactgcacattgtatactccgagcctccagtactgctcgcctggtccctccatccaagataaaaggaaaacattcatctagactcttctccgtcttggcccctcggtggtggaatgaacttcccctcgaggtcagaacagctcagtcactgagcaccttcaaacgacagctcaagactttcctctttagagaatatttagatgaacttgtaaccttcttattgtctgacttatgtatagaatctacaacagagtgaataaaaagattgtatttatggtcaggggtcctaatgaaccagaactgatcacttcattgatcgtaacatgaaagcacgttctaagttgctctggataagggtgtctgctatatgctttaaatgaaaatgtaaatgtcccgaGCCGTCGCCGCAATGACAGGAATGGAGAAGCTTTTTTATTCATTAGGAAATGATAGTGTTTTAGGATTAAAACAGTAGTGTGTGTCTGAGCCAGAATGAGTTAACTATTAATTCTTCATGCGAGTACAATATGGCAAACATATGTGTAGTGTTGTGCTAACTGGGTGAAGAGCTTTGAAAATGTGCACTCGAGCAATTGAAAAACCTAAGCAATTTTTTAAACGTTGAAAACACGCCAATCAGGTATGAGGACCACAAAAAAGGTTCACCTGGCCTCAACAAAACTCAAGGATTCCGAAGAAGACAAAGAGTTAAGAAGCGGAGTCCatagaggagaagaaggaagttgcaaacgaaatgagactaaaaattcccctcttcacgggggtctccgatcccaatcgaatatattcttctttgttgtccctggctggtggaatgacttgccctgctccattcgactagacGAGACTACCACCaactttaagaaacatttgaatactcacttgtttaaaatgtgtttcaaaTGAGTGTaacactaacacatgcacacacactcacaaaaacaccCCAAAATATTCATCTAGAACCTAACAACTCcttagcatgttctattcttgacaagttagaccttatcagggctcttagttttgtaactcacaatctatggaaaccgaatgagaattgctggtgtcttctccttgtaagtcactttggattaaagcatctgccaagtaactaaagtaaagtaaaggtagaAATAGAGATATTTACAGTAATTTATTTCCCTGCACAAGCGTTTGCTGATGTTACAGTAGTTAGAAAACCAGAATATTTTTAGTTTTGTCTTCCATGTTGATTAACTTGTATATAGggtgagaattttttttcattagccTGCAGAATTGGTCTTGTGTAGTGGTCATGGAAAATAATGATTCCAATAACCCAACTATTGAGGTCAACAccaatttcattacatttacagcatttatcagacgcccttatccagagcgacttacaatcagtagttacagggacagtcccccccaggagcaacttagggttaagtgtcttgctcagggacacgatggtagtaagtaggatttgaaccgaggtcttctggttcacaggcgagtgtgttacccactaggctactaccaccccaattaTTCTGGCCTTGACACCACTTCTGTACTTTTatgacttttaatttaatttctcaaACATAATAAATCTGAATTCTCCATTtctgtgaaaaatgtattgtgtaatTTCTTTACATATCCTTCTGAGCCAATACTATAAAGCTATTAACCCTCAAAATAGGCACAACGTTTAGTATTTTATTCTTACAATAattctgtattctgtttttattctgtacTACCACCGGCATTTTTTGTACAcccaaaattatttaaaaaatatgtattacgGTTCTACGTTGTTGTCAGTGTGTCCGAAACCGAGCAGAATAATGTTATTGTGTCATAGAAGCAAATTCTTCAATCGTTTCATATGTTGGCGAGACCAGCATTTCTCAACATagttgttcattttattttcattaattgtAAATCTGGTACAAtacaaaatgatatatatatataaacaataaaaaagtagAATCGTTCTTTCTGAATggaatatattaatataaaaaaaggctTGAAACCTCGGATTGAAATGCGTGAAACACCGCCACCTAGCGGATTCATTTCAAACTGGCAGAAATGTGGGGAAACTGGATTTCCGAGAACACCTGGAATGTGGTGAACTTTCAGGCTGGTCCTCGTCTTAATGGCGCACACGGTAAGTTCTGTCTTCTGCTGTACCCTGTAACGCGCTGGCCAAGGAAGTGGTTGAGGAGTAAAGGTAGATTTTACACACCGCAAACGcgtatttataatttattcagTTACTTTCTAAATCGCCAGACCTGTGGCTGAGAGGGCGGAGACTTCATTTTGGGCTGGTGGCTGGGCTGAAAAAGGCATCTGTTAAAGATcgattattgaaaaaaaaaagaaaacaaattaagGTACTAAAATGGAGTTGACGAGAAAATTACTGAATTAgaagtataaaataaaaaaaaaacactttgcatCATGTATTCTGAAATTCAGTTGCAGAATGTTCAATggtgtaaataataataatcaatgaagtCTTCACTAACAGTCGTTAGTGTCAGAGACAAAAGTGTTTTCAAgagattttttatatttttgtaagtAAACTTATTGTTGAAAGGATCACAGCAGTGTTACTATGTCTTCAACAtagtttcactttcactttagaattaaaattatttaaatgttgggGCAGAACCAAGGCACCTAGCAGAGCATTAAGGGGATATAAGAAAAGATAAGATGATCTTTTATTAGTTCCACAAGTAGAAAGTTTACATATTGCTGCAGGACCAAAGACtacagataaaaaataaatgtgtaaatgtgtaaaatgtgttgtcTAGGCTTCCTACATTAAGTTTACTAGTCAGTATTGGAATGTTGAAGATCAGTACCCGCAGTGACTGAATTGGttaaatttgtgcatttatttaattattgtggATATCTTtgtcactggggcagtggtggcctagtggttaaggaagtggccccgtaatcagaaggttaccggttagCATCCtgatcggccaaggtgccactgatcaaagcaccatccccacacactgctccccgggcgcctgtcatggctgcccactgctcaccaagggtgatggttaaaagcagaagacacatttcactgtgtgcactgtgtgcagtaCACTCACTTCATAATACTTCTGATCATTTCTGATCATTTTCATTCATCCAACAGGTGCATCAGTAAGAAAAAAGTTGAGTTCACCTCAATGATGAAGCTCTGTCTTATTCTTCTGATTCTTCAGTGGACCACGGTGTCCAAAGCAGGTACAGCACATATCTTTCCATGGTCTTTTATATAGACCAGTCGATCAATTCCAAATGAAAGATGTTGGAAGTCCAACTTTCTGACTGTGACTGACCTCACTGACATGTACATGGCATTTGTTAATAAGACAACAAAGAGGCTGCATCAACAGACATCCAAAATTATTAATCACATCCCTCTGTGTGGGCAGGAGTGTGTCAAGTGTCCCACAtgactttaatttaaaattagTGTCTGACAAAACTGTTAACATTTAGCTGAAATTTGGCATAATTCCATTTTGTGTTTGATTCCTTAAGATAAGTTTCAGGTTGTTGGTCCAGCTGGGCCTGTTGTTGCTGTAGTTGGTGAAGACCTGATCCTGCCCTGTTCCCTCAAACCCAACATCAGTGCTGTGGACATGAGTGTGGAGTGGTCACTCGCTGACTCGGATGATGTGGTGCATCTTTATTATTATGGTGTTGATAATCTTCGGCAACAGATTCCAGCTTATAAACAGAGGAccacactgttcagagaggaaCTGAAGAGAGGAAATGCTTCATTAAAACTCTCAAGTGTTCAGATCTCGGATGGACAGAAATACagatgttttgttgtttctgacACTGGGAATGGTGTTGTCTCTGTTCAGGTTGTAGGTGAGACTATTTATAATGTTATAAACACATTATTGATAAATGTGAACTTCATGTGAACTGAATCTGTCTGTAAACCTGAGTTGTTTTCCTAATTTCTCTAGTTGTAGGAACAAAACCAGTTATCTCTGCAGAGGGACACGGGGATGGACGGGTCAGTCTAGTGTGTGAATCTACAGGCTGGAATCCAGCGCCTGAAGTCGAGTGGCTGGACAGTGAAGGGAAGATTCTTCCTGCTGAACCTACAGAGTCACACAGGGTCACTGAGGACTTCAGTGTCAAACGCCGGGTGACAGTCGAGGAAGGAGACACTCACAACAACATCAGTTTAACCTGCAGAGTTTCatcccacaaacatacaaaagaAGAGCAGATTCATGTCCCTCGTAAGTACTGAGTACAGAGTCCTCCTCAAAAATGATCTACTGCAGAGTTTATTCATTCTTctggttgtttattttctggGACATCCTGTTGTTCACCATGTTCCTGTCCATGCTGGAATAACATCAGTGTGGATATATCAGTGGAGGAGGGTTAATATTGTTAAAGTGTTCAGCAACAGTCAACACAAATGTTGCTTAATGTACTTTTACTGGAAATCAATGCATTTATCATGTTAAGCTGGTTTTTCTGACACCATTAGACAGTGTAAATAGAAGCACAATTGCTGTAACACACCAGAACCCTGTAGGGGAAGTTTAATATAGTCAGGTTTAACTCTAGGTTTAAATGGAAAGATtggaaagaaaaatacacacacttgTGATAAATGCTAATACAAAATTTACATGGtcacatttcattattaacataaaatttAACAGTGTCATGAGCAACAAAAGTTTGTACTCTTAATATTAAATCACATTTAGAtctcataaataaatgtttcagcCCAAGCACAAAATATGGACTAAAAACATGATGTAAAGTATGATCTTAACAAAGTGTTGCAAATTGTTAAATTGGAAATTGAAAAATTTCAACACGGCAAATATGTTATATACTGAGCTATACAAGTCTTTTTGTCATGTGGCAGGAGGTTTGATGTTCCAGACAAGTGTCTGAATTATGTCTGAAAAgaccagcattttaaaatatcctTGAAGTTTCCTGCTAAACTAGAAGGTCATGTTCAGCTTTTAGACAAGTTTATTGTATTTAGTATAAAAGTTGttgctgtttgtttaaaagTATGTGTGTAACTTGTTCTGTATGTTGTAGGTGCTCATCACTGGAAGAacctcttttgtgtttttttacttCTGCCTGTTATTGTGGCTGTTATTGGATTTCTTTTACGAAAAGGTATTTCTTACCTGAGATAAGTACAACCCCTCCATGACCTTGTACTGAGTGTTTATATTCCACTGGGACTGTGGTCAGTCACCTACCCTGAAGCCCATGAAGTGGTCATTATCTTTACATTATAGGACCTCTTCTCCTCCATTGTTACTGCTGATCAGTACATGTGTGTCTGGCCACATGGTCCAGGGTCTGCAGCAATTCAGTAGGAGATCAAGGGTGCTGGTGTTGTGGGTCAAGGTTTAATTAGGACTTCTTTATTATATAGGTTCTTGGTGTTTAATTGTGCAGGAATTATTTTCCTTGATCACATTACATTGTCAACATTATTTcttgaatttcagaaaaaagcaAAGTTGTATCTTTATGTAAACtatgatttaaaatattaatgtatttattttattccaccAGAGGAGAAAATCAAGACGACAGTCATGTCAACCCATAAAGCCAATATGAAGAAACAATTTCAGAAGATTGTCAAAGACAAAGAAAGCGCCCTTGAGAGAATTTACACAGAACTCTACTTCACAGAGGGAGATGGTGATGAGGTGAATGAGGGAAACATTGGAGCATCACACAGCAGAAGAACACAAGACAAAGTCATTAACTGCAGCAACATCTTTAAATCTTCACctggaagagagaaaaagatcAGAACTGTGGTGACCAAGGGTGTGTCTGGAATTGGAAAATCTGTGTCTGTTCAGAAAGTCGTTCTCGACTGGGCAGAAGGAAAAGCAGATAAAGACGTagatttcatgtttgtccttCCTTTCAGTGAAATGAATTTGATGAAAGATGAGCAGTACAGTCTTTATCAACTTCTGCTTCACCACCATCCTGCAACCAAAGACCTGAAAAGGTATCTCAAGATGTTGGATTATTACAAGATTGTTCTCATCTTCGATGGTCTGGATGAAAACAGACTTCAGCTGCAGTTTGAAGACAACAAGAAACTTTGTGATACGGCAGAAACCTCATCAGTAGAGACGCTGATAACAAACATCATTCAGAAGAACCTGCTGCCTTTTGCTCTCATCTGGATAACCTCAcgcccagcagcagctcagaagaTCCCTTCTAGCTACATCCACAGATGGACAGAAATACAAGGGTTTAGTGAcacagagaaggaggagaacTTCAGGAAGAGAATCAGTGATGAGACTCAAGCCGACAAGATAATCTCCCACATTCAGACATCAGGGAGTCTCTACACCATGTGTTATAGACCCATCTTCGGCTGGATTTCAGCCACTGTACTTCAGGTCATGCTGCTCCAAGAAGACAGTACAGAAATCCCCAGAACTCTGACTGAGATCTTCATTCACTTCCTGATCATCCAGACCAAGAAGAATCAGCAGCAGAATTGTGATGAGAGGAATGGAGCAAACAGACAGGAGCTCCTGCAGTCAGATAAAGACGTCATTCTGAAATGGTCTAAACTGGCTTTTACACAGCTGGGGAAGAGGAATCTGTGGTTTTATGAAGAAGACCTGACTGAGTGTGGTATAGACATCACTGATGCCCCAGTGAATTCTGGGATGTGTTCTGGGATCTTTAAGGAAGTGCCTGTgtttcaggaaaaaaaggtCTTCAGCTTTGTTCATGAGATTATCCAGGAGTTTCTAGCCGCGTTCTATGTGTTTTACTGCAATATGAGCAGGAACATGGAACCACTGGAGTCTTTTctcacagaacagaacagaatctCACCAGATGACTTGCTGAATGCTGCCGAAGATAAATACTTACAGAGTGAGAACAGACATCTGGATCTTTTCCTGCATTTTCTTCTGGGAATCTCACTGGAGTCCAACCAGAAACTCCTACAAGATCTAGTGCCCCAAACAGAGAGCAGCTCAGAGAGTCAGAAGAACAAAGATACTGAAAACAGCAGAACTACAGTCTCCACTGAAACAGGCAGGAATTTCTTATTTGGGATGTTTGGAATGAAAGACGCTTCCCTGCGTGAGGAGACTGATCTCTACTTGAGATCAGGTGAACTTTCTCCTGCCCGCTGCTCAGTACTGGCCTGCATGATTCTGGTATCAGAGGATGTGCTGGAGGAGTTTGACCTGCAGAAGTACAGGACAGATAATGAAGGTCGTCACAGACTGATCATGGCAGTGAGGAACTGCAGAAAGGCTCGGTGAGTTCCTGACTttctaaaacacatgaaatattaCGATGGTGGTTAGTCAGCCCAAATCTCTCCCACTAGCAAGGTCTCCTTTTCCTGCCTAATTTTACATATTGATGACTTTTCTAATTTTGGCTAATTGACCTTCCATTGACCTGCCCAGGctgcagtgtgtagggatggtatcTTGTTcaaggcacctcagtgccacctggCTGACTGGCAGTTTTTATCTTGTCATGAGGGCAGCTTCCTTCAGCACAAGACTCCTAATTGCCCTTTTAATAAAGAGACATACGGGGTTTTTCCGGCATTACTGGAGGAGATTATGTTAAGATAATTGTGTCCTACTGGCTGCTATATACAATTGTCCAGGAGAAGGAGAATTGCCGTCacatttctgctgatttaaTTGTGTTGTGCTggctgaaatgtgaaatgtacattttattcacttttacgATCAGGTGTAACAACGAACCGTGCAGTGCAGATTACTTGCTGTTTATGTTGTAATTTTTgtttatgtgatgtgtgtgtgtttgcatgtttgtgtttgtggatatgcatttgtctctgtgtgtgtcttgtggcTCTTATCTAAGTCGGTTTCTTTCATTGTTAATtaaacaatgatttcatttgtcatgaatgtgtacattttctttgactGCTCTACACAATACATGAAAGGTGCTTGTGAATAAATATGAcatgaaatatgtaaaaacaaTAGTAGCCATAGGCACGTCTGTACTAACGCAATAATCAGTCACACTCACGTTTCATAAATGAGGCCCAATGAGACTGCACTACACAAACACTTTTTAGTGGCTGTTATCAGACGTGCTGCAGGGTTTTGTTCTAGCTGTATGAGGGAGAAGGAGGTCTGACTGACACCTAAATACTGGAATCAATACAGGAatgttttaagtgaagtgaagttgtcattgtgatacacagcacaggacacggtgacacaaagaaatgtgtcctctgcttttaaccatcacccttgctgagcagtgggcagccatgacaggggcctggggagcagtgtgtggggatggtgctttgctcagaggcaccttcaggggcaccttggtgtctcgggattcgaaccttctgattacggggctgcttccttaacataaaataaaacatacatgatacagcactacacacacactacagacacacaatgagacagcattacacacacactacacacacacaatgagacaGCATtacacacaccctacacacacacaatgagacagcattacacacacactacacactcacaatgAAACCGCATTACACAcactacattacacacacacacaaggagacAACACTTAAGTACCTGTTGACCAACGTTTTGCAGGGTTAATccgtaaatgtgtgtgtgtgtgtgtgtgtgtgtacatgtatatgtgtataataatcagatgtattattatgtttctcCCAGGCTGTGTGGTTGTTCCCTCACAGATACCAGCTGTTCAGTTCTGTCCTCAGTTCTCACATCAAACTCCTCAAGTCTGAGAGAACTGGACCTGAGTGACAATAaactgcaggattcaggagtgaaacttctctctacagcactggagcatccaaactgtaaactggagacactACAGTGAGTGTTGATCTCAGTACTGgatgttgtggtgtgtgtgtgtgtgtgtgtgtgtgtgtgtgtgtgtgtgtgtgtgtgtgtgtgtgtgtgtgtgtgtgtgtgtgtgtgtgtgttattatgtttatttatagaaCATTTAGAACAACAGTTGGACCCATAGTTCTGcacaaagaaaatgagaaaatgaaacacaaataaaacacacaaagagacagaactacacacacattttagtaTCCGT
Coding sequences within:
- the LOC114803117 gene encoding NACHT, LRR and PYD domains-containing protein 12-like isoform X8, with protein sequence MMKLCLILLILQWTTVSKADKFQVVGPAGPVVAVVGEDLILPCSLKPNISAVDMSVEWSLADSDDVVHLYYYGVDNLRQQIPAYKQRTTLFREELKRGNASLKLSSVQISDGQKYRCFVVSDTGNGVVSVQVVVVGTKPVISAEGHGDGRVSLVCESTGWNPAPEVEWLDSEGKILPAEPTESHRVTEDFSVKRRVTVEEGDTHNNISLTCRVSSHKHTKEEQIHVPRAHHWKNLFCVFLLLPVIVAVIGFLLRKEEKIKTTVMSTHKANMKKQFQKIVKDKESALERIYTELYFTEGDGDEVNEGNIGASHSRRTQDKVINCSNIFKSSPGREKKIRTVVTKGVSGIGKSVSVQKVVLDWAEGKADKDVDFMFVLPFSEMNLMKDEQYSLYQLLLHHHPATKDLKRYLKMLDYYKIVLIFDGLDENRLQLQFEDNKKLCDTAETSSVETLITNIIQKNLLPFALIWITSRPAAAQKIPSSYIHRWTEIQGFSDTEKEENFRKRISDETQADKIISHIQTSGSLYTMCYRPIFGWISATVLQVMLLQEDSTEIPRTLTEIFIHFLIIQTKKNQQQNCDERNGANRQELLQSDKDVILKWSKLAFTQLGKRNLWFYEEDLTECGIDITDAPVNSGMCSGIFKEVPVFQEKKVFSFVHEIIQEFLAAFYVFYCNMSRNMEPLESFLTEQNRISPDDLLNAAEDKYLQSENRHLDLFLHFLLGISLESNQKLLQDLVPQTESSSESQKNKDTENSRTTVSTETGRNFLFGMFGMKDASLREETDLYLRSGELSPARCSVLACMILVSEDVLEEFDLQKYRTDNEGRHRLIMAVRNCRKARLCGCSLTDTSCSVLSSVLTSNSSSLRELDLSDNKLQDSGVKLLSTALEHPNCKLETLQLRGCSLTDTSCSVLSSVLTSNSSSLRELDLSYNNLQNSGVELLSTALEHPNCKLETLQLCGCSLTDTSCSVLSSVLTSNSSSLRKLDLSYNYKLQNSGVKLLSTALEHPNCKLETLQLQLCSLTDTSCSVLSSVLTSNSSSLRKLDLSYNYNLQDSGVKLLSTALEHPNCKLETLQLQRCSLTDTSCSVLSSVLTSNSSSLRELDLSNNKLQNSGMKLLSTALEHPNCKLETLQLRGCSLTDTSCSVLSSVLTSNSSSLRELDLSDNKLQDSGVKLLSTALKHPNCKLETLQT